Within the Hippoglossus stenolepis isolate QCI-W04-F060 chromosome 2, HSTE1.2, whole genome shotgun sequence genome, the region CAGGATTCCTCCCAGCTGTCTGTGGAAAAAGCGAACAAACTCCTTGCTTTCGTCGTTTTGCTGCGTGAGAGCAAGGACCATGCGCCGCACAGACGTCAACAGCTGCAGGGAACACACCTCGTCCATGTTCTCCTGgttaaaggaaaaagaaagcaatATAAGAACTGTTCACATTCGCAGTATAAACTCATTATTGATATAAGATCAAATCTCCTACAGGAAATTTTGATAtctatttttgaaaatgatcaaaattcaatatttaatctgagccttaaagcaacactgtgcaaaatagcagcttcaagATGAGTTTGATGTTTGACTAACAgtgagaatgtttcctctttcattcccacgCCTCATCCTGAACATTCTTGCTCTATGtgactttggtgagtgggtacgatctcctgtgagaagtgtagAACTGACTGATCGTCTTTAATtgcgtttatctccaatattcagtcaggaatcttttaaaatatgaataattataaaacagagtttggtggctttgttacagcagcagctcgtctGTAAACAAGTAAACGTTACAAAGTGTTGCATTAAAAAATTAGTTAGGTATAAGAGAttcagagtttctcctgcagctgcctgtgtTGGTGACTCTACCTTAAGGAAGGGAATGACTTCTGTCATGATGGCTTTAATCTGACGATCCAATTGCTGCGTGTCGATCTGGGGACAGCGCATgtcaccagctgctgctcctgctcacacacaaaatgtcaccTTTAATAAGAATTTTCGAAATCAGCTAAATCAAAGAGCACAGTGTTCTACAGTCGCTACAGTTCTTTGCACATGTTGCAGGCGGGCAGGGGATCGGGTACCTTCCACGGGTCGAGCAGGGTTAGCAGAAGGATGTTCAGCATGTGAGACTTCAGAGCCACCTGCACCTGCAGCGCCGGGGTTAAATTCAGCTTTTAGCTTCATGCGCTCATACTCCCTAATCCTGGCCAGAGCTTTGTCTAAATGAATCACCGTGTTGCCTATCGGAGCAGCAtagagaggaaggagagcagggagaaacagaaatgggatatgaatatttcaaaaatcaatgcagcaagaggagagagaagacagtGATGGCTATTAATGCACCTGCAGAACAACCAGGCTGACACTAGAGGATCAAACACAGTATCCCAGGCCTCGCTTGTTAATATGATACTGATATTCCGCAAATTTGAGAGTCTGCCATTCAGTCCTCTTCTGAAAGGATATATTCTTAAATTTGGCAGAGTAGAGTTGATCCTGTGTGTAAAAACTGATTGTTCACCCAGAGAAGCTCTGCTGGAAAAACTGGGAAGGGGGAACCTCAGTCAAAAGGCAAAAGGCAAAGCAAATCAGCTCAGCTCAACACGGAGATGTGGAAAGTCACAGATTCCTCAGCTTTGAACCCTCGCTTTCCAAAATCAGAAGCTTTACACATGCAGAACCATACCCAGGTCGTCACTGGCGAATGGTTCCAGGTTGGAGGAGGTTGACATGGTGCTGTCGTTGTCCACCGACTCTCCATCATCCCGCTTCTTCATCCTgttctgtgtgttcacattcttctccaccacctcctgcaAAAGACAAGCGTTCTGTTCTGAGGTTGTTTTCAATATAAGACAATGGATGATTCACAGATCCACTTAATAATCAGCACCCTAAGAAGTCACAGTGTGTATGATAAACAACAGCCATGGTAGCGTCTCCTGCTGTTCTACAAATGTGGAGAATGAGACATTTCATCCGTGACTCCTGAACAAAGGCATTATTTAGACAGGAAAAAGGCCTGGCTACCAATTAGCAGAACTCTGGGGACCTTGGCCCAGAACAAAGGATTTGTGTCTGATCTGGGAAACAGAGACATGGAGAGATGAGGGTCACTTTCTCTACAGACAGGCGTCTGAAGCTTCGCTGTCAAGTTGAATtcaaagacaatgaaaatgGGGTGAGGGAAAATTCAAATCAGAGAATTGAGAGAGACGTGGATGGACGACAAGAGACAAGGCAGAGACAGATGAAAGGTGACAagtctgagagagagactgatcaAAGATGTAAATGTAGAATGGatagaaagtttaaaaaagggtAAGTGAAACAATAGATTGCAGAACAGGCTTCAGcttaaacagaaaataagagaaaagaggaaacatgatgGAGGAATCTCATGCTGGGAGGCGATGACGCGTCTCTTACTGCATCACTGGTAGCCAGACTCTCACTGGGCGTCAGCTCGGAGTGGGAGCCTGCGGCCCACACCACAGGGCCGAGGGGGGGCAGCCGGTCTTCAGCTGCACTCTTCTCTGCCAGGTGCCGAGTCACTATAtcctgagacagacacagacagacgcttGTAACCATGGACTGAAGTTAGCAATGACAGATCTGAGGCCAGGGTCAGATCCCATGTGATTCTAATATCAAAGTCAGATTATATCACACAAGCAAAGACACAGTTTggattaaatcaaatattaaaaataaaagataatctTATCCAAACCACCTGTGCAGGATTTGGATTCTCTACATCTCCCTCAGATTCAAACTAGCATCTTACATTATTGCCAAAGCTAAATATAGTATCACTGAATTATTAGATTTACCAAGAAAACAGATataatctgatttaaaaagcACAATTCATTAGAACACgtttacatttaaacaaaatgcCTGAACTAATTGGAAGGGAGTgcgttttatttttgtgattcaCTCATTTCCTCTTTATCTCTATGGTTTCAGACACGTTACCCAAAATAGTTCGAGGCCGCCAGCTTTACTCTACATTTGTCCTTAAATCCCAgtctgccatttaaaaaaatacccaTTCTCCTAATTGTCTGTGGCCGTTGTCTCCTGAAGGTCTGTTCTGCACAGACAGCACAGACTGTCCAATATGACCAGAGGCTCACAATTATGATGGCAGCCCTAAGAGGAGAAATCTAAATCTTCTGTGTAACCACTGCCAGATATTCTGTCATAAAAAAACTCTTCTGACCTAGAATCTGATGAATAATTATCTTAAATGGCAAATCAAGGGATAAATCAGCTGggatattatattattatattagatAATTAGAACCCAGTATTAAGAATATATTCAGATTAGAttcaaaaaacagtttttttctccacacagaggagcagtagGCAGATGCATGTGTCTCTGCTCACCTGGAGGGAGTAGAGCGCCCTCTGCCGTAAGTAGTCGGTgttgagcagctgcagctcatgaAAGAGCTCGATGAGGAAGTGGGGCCGGGACTCATTCTGGGAAATCAAGGTCGCCACCTCAGAGTAGATGGTTTCCCTCAGAGCCTCGAACAGAGAGAAGTCGCTGCTCGCATCTAGGTTCAAGAGGAATTAACGGTCATCTACAGAATCTCCCCCACGGGTGAAAACAGTCCTCGCACTTAGAAGCTTTAGTTTTAGATTTGCATGCATGTGATGTTTAGGTGACACAGAACTGAACAATGGTTGGATTTGCACTGTGACTTTACCTGGTGCTTCTGTGCATGCAATTCTGTTAGAGAGGAAGGGTGTCCTCCAAGCATAGGCTGTGAGTAAGATAAATTAAAAGTGACAAAGTAATTTGACCcagaattaaaataaacatgtgacaaatgagcaaagaaaataaaaaatgatgtaaaatgaCAAGAtgaattaattacatttaaaaaaacattttgatgtaaaaataaGCCAAATGTGGATattaaagaaagatttgacAGACAAATGAGTGCAGGTGCAGTAGGGATATTTCTATCCATACCAGAGGAGAGGTCATTTCTTTTATTCCCAGGCTTCGTCTTGCTGTTCAGTTTCTCTTGAGTCAGCTTGTCGAGCAAACTCTGATTCTGGTTCTTCTGACGAGTCGGGGCCGCCCTCTCCTGGATAAAGTCCACAGTGCTGCTGACGCTGTCGCTGTCACGGTCTGAGGAGCACacaacaaaattaaacaaaaccaCGAGTGAGAGCACATTGACACCTGCGTCGGCCATCACCAGGGTGACATCGCTAAAAACTCTCAtcttctttggtttgtttttttagttttgcgTCTGTtctgtgttagaaacatcatcactTGAGGTGAAATGTCCAAACAGCTTTTACCAGGTGACTCTGTGATTTGCATTCTCACCTACAGCCCCGCCGGATAATTTCAATTCCATTCTCCTACCGTCGCTGTTCTTCTTGTGCCCTTTATTCCACCTGCGACGACTCTTGGAGTTGGGAGTCTTGCTTCGGGAGGCCAGGTTGGCTTGTGCCGAGGCCTTACGCCCAGCCTTGAAAGTCTTGGTTATAGTGGTGGGGTCAAAAGGATCGGGCATGCTGGAGAAGCTCTCCAGTGATGCCTGGTCAAAGTCTTGTGGTCTGGAGAGGAGGTTCCCAAaagtgggagaggaggggggcgACTCTTGGGGTCGATTCTTAGACGGGTGAGGCTGGACGGTGTTGTTTGCGTAGGAGGTGTTGAGCCAGCCAGAAGCTCTAAAAGATGTAGAtcatggagaaaaataaatattcagacCACAATTTTAGATtattaaattttaaaaatgtcttttaaggCAAAGTATGGCGGACATACCCTCTTTCTGGTGTCTTGTTAAGAGGAGAGCGCTGCAGCGGAGGAGGGAAACTCATGTACTCTGTTTTGATTGAAGTGTTGGGGTCTAATTGCTGCTTCTGGTGGTCGGACGCAGCGTGACCTGCTGCGTCCTGAGGGAACTCAGCCATGGGAGCTGGGAACAGTGGATACAAGTTGAAGCCTgtagaatgaatgaaaaaaaaaaactgtattagCTTCTGCTGGTGCATTAATGATCCAAAAAAGCTATTAAATCATGACAGTAGGACATTTGGACTGAgtcactttaaaatatattcatgacTTATACTGTATTTTTAGCGAAGAGGGTTATTGGAACTCTACACTACATCCAATCCAAAAACCATCTATGGCTGGTCTGTCAAAAAAGCATTTGTTTTAGAATGAAATGCGTGTGCCATACTGGGAGGGAACAGGGATAAGGCAGCTGTAGACATGTTGTTGGTATTAGGATGCAGGGCAGAGGAGAAGGGGAAGACGCCAGGAGATGCCGAGGGAGCAGAGCTGGATTCCTGGGATGAACTCTGCTTCTGTGTCTGCCAACCTGCTGTTGAAGAggacggctgctgctgctgctgctgctgctgctgctgttgttgttgttgttgttgttgttgctgctgctgctgctgttgttgttgttgttgttgttgctgctgctgctggcgaaGGAGGTCGTTCAGGACCTGCTTTAGTCTGGAGGAGAAGTTTGACATTGAAAAAGATGTACCACTTGTTACAAATAAagtggtgtgtgtatgtaggcTATTGCTTTCACCTTTGTATGTTGTTTTGCTGCCAAGCCAGCTGTGTGTAGCACTGGTTGAGCTGGTGCATGACCAGGTGGACCTGTGGCGATGGCAGGTTGTTTGGCAACGCGCTGTACTGACTCGTCAGCAGGGTTTGCAACATGTAGGACAGGGTCTGtggacagagaaaaacacaaaaggttaattactttttgttttattttggaagagaaagaaaatccactGAAACTTCCAACTAAGAAAATGCAGACTTGTGTCCATTAACCATTCATTGACTGGGTGTGTATGGACTTGTTCAGTGCACCAACCTGCTGGTCCTGCAGGAGAGTCTGACACATGCCGGTGCTGAAATCCAGCTGTCTCTGCAGCTGGCTGATCTGATCCTGCCAGGGACACGAGCCTTCAGCAAAGGACAGCTCTGAAGCCCAGCGGAGGTTTTCCTGCCGCCGCGCACCTCCATGTTGGTTTGCAGACTGGTTCAAACTCCTTGACggcggctgcggctgctgctgctgctgctgctgctgctgctgctgcttgaccTTCGTCTTGTTGTGAAGATTTCCACCACACTCACCTGAGAAAGCTGGTGGAGGCTTTAGGTTACTGGAGACACAGAAAAGCAAGCACCtggttttaaaatacatattacaGATATCAGAACTGGAAAGTGACATCATTCATACTGGCTCCAGTGTATCTCACCTTCCTTGATTATTCCTGTTACTGTATGAACACTGGTTCCTGCTCGAAAGGTAGATGTGGATGTCGTCATCAGAGGTGCTGTCTGCACATGCTTcctgctcgtcttcctcctctgcacctATCTCCGTGTgatattcatcatcatcatcatcgtcgtcatcatcatcatcatcatcatcatcaccatcgaGGTGGCACGGAGAGGAACCCCAGGTTGCCATTGTCCTAATGACACATCAACAAAATGGTACAAAATTTAGCCGTTTGTGGACGACTGATAAGTTCAAATTCCTTTAtcagttaaataaaatgatgagTGAGAAGTGCtctacaaaaagaaagaaataccAATACTGAAATAAAGCTAACAACTCTTAGCTTGGACATTTATGAGACGAGCCCCTGGAACAATATGCCTCATACCTTTCATCCCTGCTGACAGTTTGCGAGGGCGTAGCAAGGCTGTCTTGGTCGTCGGTCCGGCGAGGAGAATCCCCGACGCCACTACGCCTCTGGTGTTCAGCCATCAAGGACTCTAAGTGCTTCCTGCGCTGGCGCAGTTCTTCCCGCAGGATCTGGTGGCGACGCATCTCTGACCAAAGCTGCTGGCGAGGCAAGAACAAAGGGGAGTGAATTCTGAACATGCAGATCCCATTTTGACCATTGACTCGGTGTGGTCGAGGGTGTTACCTCATTGTCAGTGACTGAAGACGTAGCTGCTTCTGGAGCAGTGGGTTTGAGGACACCCGAGTTGGTTTTTAGTCCGGATGATGAAGAAGTCTGGATAGTGGCCGGAGTGGAAACTGCAACTGGGACCTTCTTCAGCAAACCCTGCTGACTCACCGTGCTGGACACAGATGACTAGAAAGATACGgatatttacagtataaatTACAAATACATAACCCACAGGTTTAAACAACAGGTTTACACAGAGTTGCCAGATTATTAAGTCCACTTAGCTCAAACTAAAGCAGTGCAATAATCGTACAATGAATCCAAAGATTAAGTCCAAACTGAggtgttgattttatttcatgattatttcaGAACCTGCAGTGGGGTCTGCCATAACTGCTTCAAATGAGGTGGACGATTCAAAAACATAATCTAATATCAGTTCTACTTACTGATTCCAACTATTCTGAAATCCTAGTTGAGTCCCATGGAGTATGACaggaaacctgtgtgtgtgaaataccTGGAGGTCGGGACAAGCCCACTGGAGGTCGTGGATCTTGCCTTGAATTTCAGTGAGTCTCTGACGCTCCTCGTGGAGCTGCTTCAACTCGTGTTTCTGCTGAAGCAGCTTCTCCTCATACAACTTCTCCCTGTGTCCAGAGTAGTTTTAAATGCAATGTGAATTAACCaactttaaaacacaatgacaagaaataaaacagaatatactgaaaataatgttttggaACAAGTGTCAAACAGGCTTTTTTCAGATCTTTCATAAGCTGTACCTGGCCTTGCTGGAGAGAGTCAGGTCTCTGGAATTCTGTTTGGATCCAGATCCCAGTGGTCTCGCTGCAGTAGCTCTGGTATTATTCGGCTGTTGGTGTAAAACCTCATCCTCGTTAGCTGTTGTAGCATCTGTGTCATCACTCTGATGgaggcaaaaacacacactttaaatacGGGTTTGCAAATCTGTTTGTCCTCTATTGAACATGAATGCAGCATCTGTTTGATGGTATAAACAGGAGTCAACAAAGTCAGGAATGTTCACATCCTACACTTTATACTACCACTTTATACACTACGCTTTACCTTGATTTAGAAAACCCACAACCACACTACAGGGACAGGATACAGTACATTAGTCTCACCTGAACCATGGCAACCAGTTCCTGCAGCTGCCGGAGTTTCTGCTTCGCCGTCTGACGATGGACCTTCTGGGAAAATCCTCCATTGTTCCCCAGGCTGCTCCTCCGACTGGACCCCGATGCTTCGCTGTCCGGAGCCACAGCCTGTGCCCCGGTGTCTTGATCGAGACTTTCCTCGTCTTCAACCTCGTGGTTCACCTGATTATAAGGAGTGTCCCTGTTGTACTGGCACTCTAAATAGGAGCAAAGTTACAGAAATGTTTAGATTCGGTTGGTCTGTAAAGTCATGTCATGTAAAAACGTGTTGCTTGCTCCCTTTAAACTTTGAATTCAGggtttgttttcatgcaaacactcatgtgtatatttaaacacacaccagaTGTGAAAGTAGTCAGTGTGTCCATGTGAGTACCTATGGCTGAGGGAAGTTTGAAGCTGCGGAGGTTGGCTGCCGACCGGTTGTTGATCTCACACTCAGTGTTGAGTCTGCCGTCCCGGTTGTTGGTACCACTGCTCCTGACACTGCGCCCGTTGCTCAGGCTGTTCAGGTCTGTCCAGTTCCCTCTGCGCTGCGGGTTTCTAAAGATCACATGCAGCATCTTTTACGGTTACATGCCAGTAGTGGAATCATGCACATCAGATTGTAATCCGAGTTTGTTGATAACTTTTTCTCCTCTGACATTTAAACTAATTCATGTATTTACACACTCACCTGATATTAGTCACAGGCTGGCGGTTCTCCTGCTCAGAGTCAAACATGCCTTCAAATAGGGAACCGTCGTCCgtttcatcttcctcatcttcctcatcatcatcctctttcACATTCTCATTGACCGCATCCACCATCATATCAGATGTCTGCTCGTAGTACTGAACTAACTCCCGCAGCTCATTCAAACGCTTGTGGACCTCCTTCAGCTTCCTGTGGGGGGTGGAAAATTGGAACCCAAAATATGTGAATGAAATTAATGTataaacatttcagattttgtgaAGCAAACCCGAGCAATGTCTCTATTAACAGGGGGCACAATGTAACACAATGTAGGTTTTGTTGCTACCAGGTTACAGGTGCAGCACCCTGTGTTACACACCAGGCAACCTACAACACAATGCTGCTAATACACAACATTCCAATTAAACTGCTAGAAGCTGGGAGTAGTTTTGAGCGTACCTGAGCTTGTCTGTGGAGTTGGCGCTGTCCTGGTGTTGTGCGAGGGAAGGATGAAAGGAAGTGGAAGCCGAGGCCCCATTAGTGCACAGAGCAGCTGCACCATCTGAAGATCCTCCAATACTCAGGCTGAACTGTGCCGACAGGCCACGACCTGCAGGGAGCCATGCGATGCTCATCAACAATTTACAGGAAGAGATGTTACAGAATGTTCTAATAAGCAATATTCTTACTTGAGTTATTGTTGAGAGTCTGGTCTCTCAGTGAATGCAGCTCCTGCAGGATCTTGTCCATAGTTTGCTTTTTGTCGTGGAGTTCTTGGAGCTTGGTGAGTTTGGCAGTGGCAGCTGTTGCTCCAGTGTCAAGTCCAGTGTGTGGGCCGGAGGCCGAGTGGAGCAGTGGCCTGTGTTGAGGTGGGCCGACAGCCTGGGGAGCCCTGGACCAGCACAGCTCCCTGGAGAGGGAAAGACTCTGCGCCTGGCGACGGTTGTCTGGCACCGCTTTAGTCTACAGGACACAGATAATGAAAGTCTTAAACTATAACTTCCTTATTAAATTCAACAGTTACCTTATattttttgataaaataaagattGTGAAAGCACCAACAAGACTTGTCAGAGGGAAGAGACGGACTGTGGCTGTTCATGCCAACATCATAAACAAGGGTCTTTACAAAATTGTacaaaatgcatttcttttttaaactgcagcacattactgtatgaaatatttcataaatGACATAATGGTATTATTCATGGAGAATATGGCCGCCCAGCTGTGTCTACTATACCTGAGAGTCATGTAGCTGGTTGTGGAACCTCTGGATCAAATCGTTTAATTCATCATTCAGTTCTGATGTGATGCTCAGGCCGGATACACTGCCTGTGGTTTCTGTGACAACTAGTGACAagaacaaaaagtacaaaaggaatcaaacacagaaaagcatAATTAAACACACAGTCAAGTTCAGACATATTTGAATAGTTACAATATTTGTTCTATAGGCTTTGAGCCTCAGcacttttgaaataaaataatgggTACTTGATTAAAGTTCCAGgtctcagctttaatttgaatagATTTATATCAATATAGAAAGACCTGTGTGAGAGATTTTGGCCTTTAAACACGTAGCGGCTAAATGATAGGATTTCAAAAGTAACTGGACACTTGGCTACTGCAGGTTTCTTGGgcagttttctgttgttttaatgttagTCCATAGATGTGCCTCAGAGTTGAGAGCTGCCATTTACACTGAGACAGAGATGTCTGTCAAAATGAGGAATGATTGTTTTGCCAAACTAATGAGGGTACACTCCTGAGAAATGCATGAAAATGGCAAACAGCTGTTAGACAAAGGAACATCTTGTGGATGAGCAGCTGTGTGGTGAAGAAAAGAATGCTCTCCCGGATGTTGGCGTAAACAGAATGCGTCCTTGTCACCGATCAAGAGAAGGCCTCATGACCGTAGCCGCAGAGGATCCACCACAAGGCACAAGTCCTCAGTTAACCTCAAAAACAGAGAGAccaggctgcagctctgtggacCGATGAAACAAAAATCCACCTCATGGAAAGAGGAAATTGTGAAGAATTGGACATGTACGGCTGCCCAAAGGACAAGGACACTTCTATTTATTGATGACTAATAACAAAATCTGTGATGTGAAACTACTTTATCACGGAACTTTACTTTTAAATAGGTTTTGCATGTTATAAATGTGCCTTTGTGTCAGAGCACAGAAAGATGGACATAAAAACTTTCCTGTATTTAT harbors:
- the pcm1 gene encoding pericentriolar material 1 protein isoform X1 — translated: MATGGAPFDDSSEELHNWTVTNGSLEDRLNNMDWGVQQKKANRSSEKNKKKLSATVVESRLTNDISPESTPGAGRRRARTPHSFPHIKYTTQMSVPDQAELDKLRQRINFTDLDERSIGSDSQGRVTAANNQRQLAGENKKPYNFLPLHVNTNKSKELLPPSSSAPATPAISKETKKQSPGLRDTLTPVIPTKETPRLSLGGAERGPLVHIAYGRGEPQVDSSQVVSKLIQIREYISKASSMRDDLVEKNDVPANVERLSHLIDHLKEQEKSYLRFLQKMLARENEEDDVGTLDSAVGSGSLVESTSLNIEVRSSDASNAMGGRSEVVRADQKEELENLRKQHELLKKMLEQQEQLRALQGRQEALMAMQHSAEQALAVIEDTVVTETTGSVSGLSITSELNDELNDLIQRFHNQLHDSQTKAVPDNRRQAQSLSLSRELCWSRAPQAVGPPQHRPLLHSASGPHTGLDTGATAATAKLTKLQELHDKKQTMDKILQELHSLRDQTLNNNSSRGLSAQFSLSIGGSSDGAAALCTNGASASTSFHPSLAQHQDSANSTDKLRKLKEVHKRLNELRELVQYYEQTSDMMVDAVNENVKEDDDEEDEEDETDDGSLFEGMFDSEQENRQPVTNIRNPQRRGNWTDLNSLSNGRSVRSSGTNNRDGRLNTECEINNRSAANLRSFKLPSAIECQYNRDTPYNQVNHEVEDEESLDQDTGAQAVAPDSEASGSSRRSSLGNNGGFSQKVHRQTAKQKLRQLQELVAMVQSDDTDATTANEDEVLHQQPNNTRATAARPLGSGSKQNSRDLTLSSKAREKLYEEKLLQQKHELKQLHEERQRLTEIQGKIHDLQWACPDLQSSVSSTVSQQGLLKKVPVAVSTPATIQTSSSSGLKTNSGVLKPTAPEAATSSVTDNEQLWSEMRRHQILREELRQRRKHLESLMAEHQRRSGVGDSPRRTDDQDSLATPSQTVSRDERTMATWGSSPCHLDGDDDDDDDDDDDDDDDEYHTEIGAEEEDEQEACADSTSDDDIHIYLSSRNQCSYSNRNNQGSNLKPPPAFSGECGGNLHNKTKVKQQQQQQQQQQQPQPPSRSLNQSANQHGGARRQENLRWASELSFAEGSCPWQDQISQLQRQLDFSTGMCQTLLQDQQTLSYMLQTLLTSQYSALPNNLPSPQVHLVMHQLNQCYTQLAWQQNNIQRLKQVLNDLLRQQQQQQQQQQQQQQQQQQQQQQQQQQQQQQQQQQPSSSTAGWQTQKQSSSQESSSAPSASPGVFPFSSALHPNTNNMSTAALSLFPPSFNLYPLFPAPMAEFPQDAAGHAASDHQKQQLDPNTSIKTEYMSFPPPLQRSPLNKTPERGASGWLNTSYANNTVQPHPSKNRPQESPPSSPTFGNLLSRPQDFDQASLESFSSMPDPFDPTTITKTFKAGRKASAQANLASRSKTPNSKSRRRWNKGHKKNSDDRDSDSVSSTVDFIQERAAPTRQKNQNQSLLDKLTQEKLNSKTKPGNKRNDLSSAYAWRTPFLSNRIACTEAPDASSDFSLFEALRETIYSEVATLISQNESRPHFLIELFHELQLLNTDYLRQRALYSLQDIVTRHLAEKSAAEDRLPPLGPVVWAAGSHSELTPSESLATSDAEVVEKNVNTQNRMKKRDDGESVDNDSTMSTSSNLEPFASDDLGNTVIHLDKALARIREYERMKLKAEFNPGAAGAGGSEVSHAEHPSANPARPVEGAAAGDMRCPQIDTQQLDRQIKAIMTEVIPFLKENMDEVCSLQLLTSVRRMVLALTQQNDESKEFVRFFHRQLGGILQDSLSKFVGRTLKDCGEDLLVEISEILFNELAFFRLMQDLDNGSVVASATKQKNKKRTEQPSKEKHRLKENTAAGGDKSVSPVYSDEDKDQDEAEQEIDSTQFYLQTGMKNNRSSEASEAEDEDEGAGQGIPLSISLSKAETQALTNYGSGEDENEEEEMEEFEAGPVDVQTSLQASADGQVEQEGTTAGETRETKPGQWTSENDDEVNETVENMNCTVDECSTAECQSPEEEEEEEEEAAAASEENTTVCDGQDVPKKSSTTSSPDSDSPVMVNVDEMGSGNTSQKSDEEDFVKLDDLPMQLSVMCEEELQKRIVEEQQNNNLSVEILSRNTESLTVLVGNAQALKKPDTVDAESV
- the pcm1 gene encoding pericentriolar material 1 protein isoform X5: MATGGAPFDDSSEELHNWTVTNGSLEDRLNNMDWGVQQKKANRSSEKNKKKLSATVVESRLTNDISPESTPGAGRRRARTPHSFPHIKYTTQMSVPDQAELDKLRQRINFTDLDERSIGSDSQGRVTAANNQRQLAGENKKPYNFLPLHVNTNKSKELLPPSSSAPATPAISKETKKQSPGLRDTLTPVIPTKETPRLSLGGAERGPLVHIAYGRGEPQVDSSQVVSKLIQIREYISKASSMRDDLVEKNDVPANVERLSHLIDHLKEQEKSYLRFLQKMLARENEEDDVGTLDSAVGSGSLVESTSLNIEVRSSDASNAMGGRSEVVRADQKEELENLRKQHELLKKMLEQQEQLRALQGRQEALMAMQHSAEQALAVIEDTVVTETTGSVSGLSITSELNDELNDLIQRFHNQLHDSQTKAVPDNRRQAQSLSLSRELCWSRAPQAVGPPQHRPLLHSASGPHTGLDTGATAATAKLTKLQELHDKKQTMDKILQELHSLRDQTLNNNSSRGLSAQFSLSIGGSSDGAAALCTNGASASTSFHPSLAQHQDSANSTDKLRKLKEVHKRLNELRELVQYYEQTSDMMVDAVNENVKEDDDEEDEEDETDDGSLFEGMFDSEQENRQPVTNIRNPQRRGNWTDLNSLSNGRSVRSSGTNNRDGRLNTECEINNRSAANLRSFKLPSAIECQYNRDTPYNQVNHEVEDEESLDQDTGAQAVAPDSEASGSSRRSSLGNNGGFSQKVHRQTAKQKLRQLQELVAMVQSDDTDATTANEDEVLHQQPNNTRATAARPLGSGSKQNSRDLTLSSKAREKLYEEKLLQQKHELKQLHEERQRLTEIQGKIHDLQWACPDLQSSVSSTVSQQGLLKKVPVAVSTPATIQTSSSSGLKTNSGVLKPTAPEAATSSVTDNEQLWSEMRRHQILREELRQRRKHLESLMAEHQRRSGVGDSPRRTDDQDSLATPSQTVSRDERTMATWGSSPCHLDGDDDDDDDDDDDDDDDEYHTEIGAEEEDEQEACADSTSDDDIHIYLSSRNQCSYSNRNNQGSNLKPPPAFSGECGGNLHNKTKVKQQQQQQQQQQQPQPPSRSLNQSANQHGGARRQENLRWASELSFAEGSCPWQDQISQLQRQLDFSTGMCQTLLQDQQTLSYMLQTLLTSQYSALPNNLPSPQVHLVMHQLNQCYTQLAWQQNNIQRLKQVLNDLLRQQQQQQQQQQQQQQQQQQQQQQQQQQQQQQQQQQPSSSTAGFNLYPLFPAPMAEFPQDAAGHAASDHQKQQLDPNTSIKTEYMSFPPPLQRSPLNKTPERGASGWLNTSYANNTVQPHPSKNRPQESPPSSPTFGNLLSRPQDFDQASLESFSSMPDPFDPTTITKTFKAGRKASAQANLASRSKTPNSKSRRRWNKGHKKNSDDRDSDSVSSTVDFIQERAAPTRQKNQNQSLLDKLTQEKLNSKTKPGNKRNDLSSAYAWRTPFLSNRIACTEAPDASSDFSLFEALRETIYSEVATLISQNESRPHFLIELFHELQLLNTDYLRQRALYSLQDIVTRHLAEKSAAEDRLPPLGPVVWAAGSHSELTPSESLATSDAEVVEKNVNTQNRMKKRDDGESVDNDSTMSTSSNLEPFASDDLGNTVIHLDKALARIREYERMKLKAEFNPGAAGAGGSEVSHAEHPSANPARPVEGAAAGDMRCPQIDTQQLDRQIKAIMTEVIPFLKENMDEVCSLQLLTSVRRMVLALTQQNDESKEFVRFFHRQLGGILQDSLSKFVGRTLKDCGEDLLVEISEILFNELAFFRLMQDLDNGSVVASATKQKNKKRTEQPSKEKHRLKENTAAGGDKSVSPVYSDEDKDQDEAEQEIDSTQFYLQTGMKNNRSSEASEAEDEDEGAGQGIPLSISLSKAETQALTNYGSGEDENEEEEMEEFEAGPVDVQTSLQASADGQVEQEGTTAGETRETKPGQWTSENDDEVNETVENMNCTVDECSTAECQSPEEEEEEEEEAAAASEENTTVCDGQDVPKKSSTTSSPDSDSPVMVNVDEMGSGNTSQKSDEEDFVKLDDLPMQLSVMCEEELQKRIVEEQQNNNLSVEILSRNTESLTVLVGNAQALKKPDTVDAESV